The following coding sequences lie in one Pseudomonadota bacterium genomic window:
- a CDS encoding NTP transferase domain-containing protein, whose protein sequence is MISNALILAAGRGARLDRPGTPKPLVDVGGEPLVVRLIRQLEAAGATRIAVVVGYEGAEIARALSGRPEVHVSLEIVENPHWETGQASSLLAARGVMSGPFVLAMADHVFDPAHVAAAVALSPDAAGAAAVALVDDRLGGIAAIEDAVQIALDGDRITAIGRRLGRYDAVDAGLFAATPALFVAAAAAREEMPDAELCDGLALLAAEGRLAARRMEGGSWDDVNTPVALVRAELRLRRERRQSRIATGRRSHDEIARLDTRALVSGEKRATRVAIGRGIVASPWTTPLIPDESASSPCFVFTDETVHELHGRRFVAGLRKLGYDVQCLVLPVGEGAKSMANYAYLVERVLSHGVDERSVLLSLGGGVICNVCGFVASTLYRGLDLVHLPTTLMAQCDAAVSHKQGINGAHGKNLVGTYFAPRLVAVDIDALATLSDALISDGMAEVVKHALGEDAAYAEMLLAHQGSARDPDFLEEVVGRNVGLKCALMERDPHEKCEGMVLQYGHTVGHAVEHLSGYRLSHGQSVAVGMMVAAEVAVLMGAAPRELIEAHGTLLAKYGLPTRMPEGIAASDVVAAVRYGKRYLTEGTRMALLSGVGRLWRVDGEYAIPVSDKLLAQAVELAKEERTWMSELRLSRAPRAGSASRRPAASSARGFTSSASAATLAL, encoded by the coding sequence ATGATCTCGAACGCCCTCATCCTGGCCGCCGGACGCGGCGCGCGCCTCGACCGACCGGGCACCCCGAAGCCGCTCGTGGACGTGGGCGGGGAGCCGCTCGTCGTGCGGCTGATCCGCCAGCTCGAAGCCGCGGGCGCGACCCGCATCGCGGTGGTCGTCGGCTACGAGGGCGCGGAGATCGCCCGCGCGCTGAGCGGCCGGCCCGAGGTGCACGTCTCCTTGGAGATCGTGGAGAACCCGCACTGGGAGACCGGCCAGGCGTCGTCGCTCCTCGCGGCGCGCGGTGTCATGAGCGGCCCGTTCGTCCTCGCCATGGCCGACCACGTCTTCGATCCGGCGCACGTCGCGGCGGCCGTGGCGCTCTCGCCGGACGCAGCCGGCGCCGCCGCGGTCGCGCTCGTCGACGATCGCCTCGGCGGGATCGCGGCGATCGAGGACGCGGTCCAGATCGCGCTCGACGGGGATCGGATCACGGCGATCGGCCGCCGCCTCGGCCGGTACGACGCCGTGGACGCGGGGCTGTTCGCGGCCACGCCCGCGCTGTTCGTCGCCGCCGCCGCGGCGAGGGAGGAGATGCCGGACGCCGAGCTGTGCGACGGCCTCGCCCTCCTCGCCGCCGAGGGACGCCTCGCCGCGCGACGCATGGAGGGCGGCTCCTGGGACGACGTGAACACCCCGGTGGCGCTCGTCCGCGCCGAGCTCCGCCTCCGCCGCGAGCGGCGCCAAAGCCGGATCGCCACCGGGCGCCGCTCCCATGACGAGATCGCGCGCCTCGACACGCGCGCCCTCGTCTCGGGCGAGAAGCGGGCCACGCGCGTCGCGATCGGCCGCGGCATCGTCGCCAGCCCCTGGACGACACCGCTCATCCCGGACGAGAGCGCCTCGTCGCCCTGCTTCGTGTTCACCGACGAGACGGTCCACGAGCTGCACGGCCGGCGGTTCGTCGCGGGGCTCCGGAAGCTCGGCTACGACGTGCAGTGCCTCGTCCTGCCCGTGGGCGAGGGGGCGAAGAGCATGGCGAACTACGCCTACCTCGTCGAGCGCGTCCTCTCGCACGGGGTCGACGAGCGCTCCGTGCTCCTCTCCCTGGGCGGCGGCGTGATCTGCAACGTCTGCGGGTTCGTCGCCTCGACGCTGTACCGCGGGCTCGATCTCGTCCACCTGCCGACCACGCTCATGGCGCAGTGCGACGCGGCCGTGAGCCACAAGCAGGGGATCAACGGGGCGCACGGGAAGAACCTCGTCGGCACGTACTTCGCGCCGCGCCTGGTCGCGGTCGACATCGACGCGCTCGCGACGCTCTCGGACGCGCTCATATCCGACGGCATGGCCGAGGTCGTCAAGCACGCGCTCGGCGAGGACGCGGCGTACGCCGAGATGCTGCTCGCCCACCAGGGCTCCGCGCGGGATCCGGACTTCCTCGAGGAGGTCGTCGGCCGCAACGTCGGGCTGAAGTGCGCGCTCATGGAGCGCGATCCGCACGAGAAGTGCGAGGGGATGGTGCTCCAATACGGCCACACGGTCGGCCACGCGGTCGAGCACCTCTCCGGGTACCGCCTGTCGCACGGCCAATCGGTCGCGGTGGGGATGATGGTCGCGGCCGAGGTCGCGGTGCTCATGGGCGCCGCGCCGCGCGAGCTTATCGAAGCGCACGGGACGCTGCTCGCGAAGTACGGGCTGCCGACGCGGATGCCCGAGGGGATCGCGGCGTCCGACGTCGTCGCGGCGGTGCGCTACGGCAAGCGCTACCTCACCGAGGGCACGCGGATGGCGCTGCTCTCGGGCGTGGGCCGGCTGTGGCGCGTGGACGGCGAGTACGCGATCCCGGTGTCGGACAAGCTGCTCGCCCAGGCGGTGGAGCTGGCCAAGGAGGAGCGCACATGGATGAGCGAACTGCGGTTGTCACGGGCGCCTCGCGCGGGATCGGCCTCGCGGCGACCCGCCGCCTCGTCTGCGCGGGGTTTCACGTCGTCGGCGTCGGCCGCGACGCTCGCGCTCTGA
- a CDS encoding SDR family oxidoreductase yields MGLAATRRLVCAGFHVVGVGRDARALREVSAALTGRAGRFTPRAADVSDLSSLSRALEDLGAVHAVVAAAGVCRQAGVGDTDADDVWREVIAVNLTGAWNTMRLVADRMPPGGRAVLVSSGLGKLGRAGYAAYAASKHGVLGLVRSLALELAPRGVMVNAVCPGWVDTDMARADVVCTAEREGVAPDEVRARAVARIPLGRFVEPSEVAELVTFLLEPGASAITGEAFNVSGGEFCA; encoded by the coding sequence ATCGGCCTCGCGGCGACCCGCCGCCTCGTCTGCGCGGGGTTTCACGTCGTCGGCGTCGGCCGCGACGCTCGCGCTCTGAGGGAGGTCTCGGCCGCGCTCACCGGCCGTGCCGGGCGGTTCACGCCGCGCGCCGCGGACGTCTCCGACCTCTCATCGCTCTCGCGCGCCCTCGAGGATCTCGGCGCGGTGCACGCGGTCGTCGCCGCGGCCGGGGTCTGCCGGCAGGCGGGCGTCGGCGACACGGACGCGGATGACGTTTGGCGCGAGGTGATCGCAGTGAACCTCACCGGCGCGTGGAACACGATGCGGCTCGTGGCGGACAGGATGCCGCCCGGCGGCCGCGCGGTCTTGGTCTCTTCCGGGCTCGGCAAGCTCGGCCGCGCCGGCTATGCCGCGTACGCCGCGTCAAAGCACGGCGTGCTCGGACTGGTGCGATCGCTCGCGCTCGAGCTCGCGCCGCGAGGCGTCATGGTGAACGCCGTGTGCCCGGGCTGGGTCGACACCGACATGGCGCGCGCCGACGTCGTGTGCACCGCCGAGCGCGAGGGCGTGGCACCGGACGAGGTCCGCGCCCGCGCCGTGGCCCGCATTCCGCTCGGCCGTTTCGTCGAGCCTTCCGAGGTCGCGGAGCTCGTGACGTTCTTGCTCGAGCCGGGCGCGTCGGCGATAACCGGCGAGGCGTTCAACGTGTCCGGGGGCGAGTTCTGCGCATGA
- a CDS encoding PfkB family carbohydrate kinase, producing the protein MTIIPTRSDLACLAVGAVTRDRYGAAVEIGGAAYYAARVFSELGAASCVATRTHPSLLARGELTGIDCRCRAGDDAALFINTYGENGARSQWVESAAPEIEPGDLPDAWSAPDALFLCPVLGEVPLTPWLNATRARFVALGVQGFLKTAGPGAPGSRRPVVRATFDPAHELLSRVDAAFLSEEDLALASPDLLDRLRASVGFVALTRGAKGARIYRDGGVAEIGIYPTTAVDPTGAGDAFAAACLFALAAGEDPLDAARLGAAAASIVIEGIAGSQLHRVGEALYRARKIPTAAGR; encoded by the coding sequence ATGACGATCATCCCGACCAGATCCGATCTCGCGTGCCTCGCGGTCGGCGCGGTCACGCGGGATCGCTACGGCGCCGCGGTCGAGATCGGCGGGGCGGCGTACTACGCGGCGCGCGTCTTCTCGGAGCTCGGCGCCGCCTCGTGCGTCGCGACGAGGACCCACCCGTCGCTGCTCGCGCGCGGCGAGCTCACCGGGATCGACTGCCGCTGCCGGGCAGGCGACGACGCCGCGCTGTTCATCAACACGTACGGCGAGAACGGCGCGCGCTCCCAGTGGGTCGAGTCTGCGGCGCCCGAGATCGAGCCCGGCGATCTGCCGGACGCGTGGAGCGCGCCCGACGCGCTCTTCCTGTGCCCTGTGCTCGGCGAGGTGCCGCTCACGCCGTGGCTCAACGCGACCCGCGCGCGGTTCGTGGCGCTCGGCGTGCAGGGGTTCCTCAAGACGGCCGGGCCGGGCGCGCCGGGATCGCGGCGGCCGGTCGTGCGCGCAACGTTCGATCCAGCCCACGAGCTCTTGTCCCGCGTCGACGCGGCGTTTCTCAGCGAGGAGGATCTCGCGCTCGCGAGCCCGGATCTCCTCGATCGGTTGCGCGCCTCGGTCGGCTTCGTGGCGCTGACCCGCGGCGCGAAGGGCGCGAGGATCTACCGCGACGGCGGGGTCGCGGAGATCGGGATCTATCCCACGACCGCGGTCGATCCCACCGGCGCCGGCGACGCGTTCGCGGCCGCATGCCTCTTCGCGTTGGCCGCGGGCGAAGATCCCCTGGATGCGGCGAGGCTCGGCGCCGCCGCCGCCTCGATCGTCATCGAGGGGATCGCCGGCTCTCAACTGCACCGCGTGGGCGAGGCTCTGTACCGCGCGCGGAAGATCCCTACCGCCGCCGGGCGGTGA
- a CDS encoding methyltransferase domain-containing protein, protein MSRTRDRGAPPRPVELSDPSVADVVDEAPVWSAPFGAALLERVILRRGITALDVCCGTGYPAIELANRLGPGCRVIALDVWRAALDRARRKIGVQGLDGVVPLRGSAEQLPFADARFDLVISNNGLNNVGDEDRAFAEVGRVARPGAQLAITWNLPESMAELYRELEAIFARRGLDSSIAACAAHIHEKRKPVEHVLALLDRSGFERPEVSLSSFSMRFASGGALLGHFLIRLAFLPAWEELAPADQRDEVFAELEERLEAIADREGEVRLTIPFACVTARRR, encoded by the coding sequence GTGAGCCGAACCCGCGATCGGGGAGCTCCGCCGCGCCCCGTCGAATTGTCCGATCCGTCCGTCGCGGACGTCGTCGACGAGGCGCCCGTCTGGTCCGCGCCCTTCGGCGCGGCGCTGCTCGAGCGGGTGATCCTGCGCCGCGGGATCACGGCGCTCGACGTCTGCTGCGGGACCGGCTACCCGGCGATCGAGCTCGCGAACCGCCTCGGCCCCGGGTGTCGCGTGATCGCCCTGGACGTCTGGAGAGCGGCGCTCGATCGCGCGCGGCGGAAGATCGGCGTGCAGGGTCTCGACGGCGTGGTCCCTCTGCGCGGTTCGGCCGAGCAGCTGCCGTTCGCGGACGCGCGCTTCGACCTCGTCATCTCGAACAACGGGCTGAACAACGTCGGCGACGAGGATCGGGCGTTCGCCGAGGTCGGGCGCGTGGCGAGACCGGGCGCGCAGCTCGCGATCACGTGGAACCTGCCCGAGTCGATGGCCGAGCTCTACCGCGAGCTCGAGGCGATCTTCGCGCGGCGCGGGCTCGACTCCTCCATCGCGGCGTGCGCGGCGCACATCCACGAGAAGCGCAAGCCTGTCGAGCACGTGCTCGCGCTACTTGACCGTTCCGGATTCGAGCGCCCCGAGGTCTCTCTCTCGTCGTTCTCCATGCGGTTCGCGAGCGGCGGCGCGCTGCTCGGGCACTTCCTCATCCGGCTCGCGTTCCTCCCGGCGTGGGAGGAGCTCGCGCCCGCGGACCAGCGGGACGAGGTTTTCGCCGAGCTCGAAGAACGGCTCGAGGCGATCGCCGACCGCGAGGGCGAGGTGCGGCTCACCATCCCGTTCGCCTGCGTCACCGCCCGGCGGCGGTAG